Proteins from one Belonocnema kinseyi isolate 2016_QV_RU_SX_M_011 chromosome 8, B_treatae_v1, whole genome shotgun sequence genomic window:
- the LOC117178547 gene encoding venom acid phosphatase Acph-1-like: MGRTYSERAVLTETTRTAPSRPRIHCVTRASSHLAGGRLIARHGDRTPNEKTEGYPNDPYTNQIFDGKLTKRGRKRELALGNFLRTKYNAFLGPSYIPGSIDARSTDLNRTKESLDLILKGLMPHAVVPTKFDSKLQDVMLVPYMCPGYTIEYWAAKRNTRKEFKKLKRFRKHLSKWTGKKIKSSLDIYRIYTTLECEKFMNLKLPSWTEGVYPDGDLLKGTLLEFDRMNHSQSMRRRNGGRLIKKCKEDMDSVVHGFMDKNRKIIIYGAHDLNIVAVLKSLGVFFPHVPKFSSAVILELYHMDKPHKHYYVKVNYYLGIPPVMKTLQIPNCEILCQLDLFNTLMEDVMPHSEYVICDEGRKALHAIGKVASAFGQSVKNVFSK, encoded by the exons attGCCCGCCATGGAGATCGAACACCAAACGAAAAAACTGAAGGTTACCCAAATGATCCTTATACAAATCAAATCTTTGACGGAAAATTAACCAAG agGGGCAGAAAAAGAGAACTTGCTTTAGGTAACTTCCTTCGTACTAAATACAATGCATTTTTGGGACCTTCTTACATCCCTGGATCTATAGACGCTAGAAGTACGGATCTCAATCGTACCAAAGAATCTTTAGACTTGATTTTGAAGGGGTTGATGCCACATGCGGTGGTACCTACAAAATTTGATTCTAAATTACAAGACGTCATGCTTGTACCATACATGTGTCCTgg aTACACAATTGAGTACTGGGCAGCAAAGAGAAACacaagaaaagagtttaaaaagttaaaaaggttCAGAAAACATTTAAGCAAGTGGACAGGCAAAAAGATCAAATCGTCGCTTGATATATATCGAATTTACACGACTTTGGAATGTGAAAAGTTTATGAATCTTAAATTGCCATCTTGGACTGAGGGTGTTTATCCAGATGGCGATCTTCTTAAAGGAACTCTTTTAGAATTTGATCGAATGAATCATAGCCAAAGTATGAGAAGACGAAACGGTGGCAGGTTGATCAAAAAATGCAAAGAAGATATGGACTCTGTAGTACATGGTTTCATGGATAAAAACCGAAAGATTATTATTTATGGTGCTCATGATCTTAACATTGTTGCAGTTTTGAAGTCCTTAGGTGTTTTCTTTCCACATGTACCCAAATTTTCCAGTGCTGTAATTTTAGAATTATATCATATGGACAAACCTCATAAACATTATTATGTGAAG gtaaattattatttaggcaTACCACCAGTCATGAAAACTTTACAGATTCCTAACTGTGAAATATTATGTCAATTAGACCTATTTAATACACTGATGGAGGATGTTATGCCACATAGCGAATATGTCATATGCGACGAAGGCCGAAAAGCTCTTCACGCAATTGGAAAAGTCGCTTCTGCTTTCGGACAATCAGTCAAAAATGTGTTctcaaaataa